A genomic segment from Acidobacteriota bacterium encodes:
- a CDS encoding 4'-phosphopantetheinyl transferase superfamily protein produces MLSRAIHRSGRVTVVYVDLGPCSSREREALTWLDGPERARRRQFARSVPRREFTLCRAALRALLCRELDCGNEELSFGASDHGKPFALVGGLPAPVSFNVSHSGRHGLIAIAPRGRIGVDVEDRKARRDMDDDIRLLFAPGEQAGLASAEGDRKTDLFYSLWTMKEALVKAAGVGLRIDTTSFEIPSAMSRDATSCVVRLPVTPSVRWRLENLGNRRYAAALAVEDLPAADAADSGEPQVA; encoded by the coding sequence GTGTTGAGCCGTGCGATTCACAGGTCCGGTCGGGTCACCGTCGTGTACGTCGACCTGGGACCTTGTTCGTCCCGGGAGCGAGAAGCCCTGACGTGGCTTGACGGACCGGAGCGGGCCCGGCGGCGCCAGTTCGCGCGGTCGGTGCCGCGACGCGAGTTCACTCTCTGCCGCGCGGCGCTTCGAGCGCTGCTCTGCCGGGAACTCGACTGCGGCAACGAAGAACTCTCCTTCGGGGCCTCCGATCATGGCAAGCCGTTCGCGCTAGTCGGAGGGCTTCCCGCGCCTGTCTCCTTCAACGTCAGCCACAGTGGCCGGCATGGCCTGATCGCGATCGCGCCACGCGGGCGCATCGGCGTGGATGTGGAAGACCGGAAAGCGCGGCGCGACATGGACGATGACATCCGCCTTCTCTTCGCGCCCGGAGAACAGGCGGGACTCGCATCCGCCGAAGGAGACCGCAAGACCGACCTGTTCTACAGCCTCTGGACGATGAAGGAGGCGCTGGTCAAGGCGGCCGGCGTCGGCCTGAGGATCGACACGACGAGCTTCGAGATTCCGTCGGCGATGAGTCGGGACGCGACCAGTTGTGTTGTGCGCCTTCCTGTGACGCCCTCGGTCAGGTGGCGTCTGGAGAACCTCGGCAACCGGCGCTACGCCGCGGCGCTCGCCGTGGAGGACCTGCCGGCGGCGGACGCCGCGGACAGTGGCGAGCCGCAGGTCGCGTAG